The following proteins are encoded in a genomic region of Methylobacterium tardum:
- a CDS encoding epoxide hydrolase family protein yields the protein MQNFTVAWDAARLAWVRERVRAHRMPRLPAEAGWRYGCDPEFLAGLWAYWLDGFGEAKAAAELNRFPQILARVEDLDLHAVHVVGEAEGRRPLLLIHGWPGSIYEFWSVIEPLAFPSRHGGRPEDAFDLVIPALPGFGFSGKPAAPIGPRTTARLFDRLMREGLGYSRYRVQGGDWGAGVAAWLGLDHAASLEAIHLNYLLVQPDAEPESAAERAWQKAAAASQQALGAYAQLQGTKPLSLGYAMADEPVAQLAWLVERFHDWADLRERPFAQVFSNDQLLTNALLYILTDAFATATWFYAGAQQESVRRMPPGRRVTVPTAFAAYPDPRTPAPPREWLERGYAVSRWQTMPRGGHFAALEAPDLFVRDLREWGRG from the coding sequence ATGCAGAATTTCACCGTCGCCTGGGACGCGGCGCGGCTGGCCTGGGTCAGGGAGCGCGTGCGGGCCCATCGCATGCCGCGCCTGCCGGCGGAGGCCGGATGGCGCTACGGCTGCGACCCGGAATTCCTCGCCGGCCTGTGGGCCTACTGGCTCGACGGCTTCGGCGAGGCCAAAGCGGCGGCCGAGCTCAACCGCTTCCCGCAGATCCTGGCCCGGGTCGAGGATCTAGACCTGCACGCCGTCCACGTCGTCGGCGAGGCGGAAGGCCGGCGCCCCCTGCTGCTGATCCACGGCTGGCCGGGCTCGATCTACGAGTTCTGGTCGGTGATCGAGCCCCTGGCCTTCCCGTCGCGCCACGGCGGGCGGCCGGAGGACGCGTTCGACCTCGTGATCCCGGCGCTGCCGGGCTTCGGCTTCTCGGGAAAGCCCGCCGCGCCGATCGGGCCGCGTACGACGGCGCGTCTGTTCGACCGCCTGATGCGCGAGGGGCTGGGCTATTCCCGATACCGGGTGCAGGGCGGCGACTGGGGCGCCGGTGTCGCGGCCTGGCTCGGCCTCGACCACGCCGCGTCGCTGGAGGCGATCCATCTCAACTACCTGCTGGTGCAGCCCGATGCCGAACCCGAGAGCGCGGCGGAGCGGGCCTGGCAGAAGGCGGCCGCGGCCAGTCAGCAGGCGCTCGGGGCCTACGCGCAGCTCCAGGGCACCAAGCCGCTCTCGTTAGGCTACGCCATGGCGGACGAGCCGGTGGCGCAGTTGGCGTGGCTGGTCGAGCGCTTCCACGACTGGGCCGACCTGCGGGAGCGGCCCTTCGCGCAGGTCTTCTCGAACGATCAGCTCCTGACCAACGCCCTGCTCTACATCCTGACCGATGCCTTCGCGACGGCGACGTGGTTCTATGCCGGCGCGCAGCAGGAGAGCGTCCGCCGGATGCCGCCGGGGCGCCGCGTCACGGTGCCGACGGCCTTCGCGGCCTACCCGGATCCGCGCACGCCCGCGCCGCCGCGGGAGTGGCTGGAGCGCGGCTACGCGGTCTCGCGCTGGCAGACGATGCCGCGCGGCGGGCACTTCGCCGCCCTGGAAGCCCCAGACCTGTTCGTCCGGGATCTGCGGGAGTGGGGCCGCGGCTGA
- a CDS encoding L-dopachrome tautomerase-related protein, with the protein MSGAVGLAGPAAAQDANSGPGKLTKVAGFAHQVTGITVSRDGRMFVNFPRWSEDAPVSVAEVKDGKPVPYPDADWNSWRNAKADEVDPKTHFVCVQSVVADGQDRLWVVDAAAPAMAHVIKDGPKLVGIDLKTNQVVKTIPFDTSTVLQASYINDVRIAPDGKTAYLTDSGAEGALIVVDLDSGSAKRVLSGHATTMPDKSVTVQYDGKPLRRPDGRGVAFSADGIALSPDGKTLYWQAIKGKTLYSLPTDALTGWATAAFVPEMLSDRTLDSKIVTVGENGPADGLLIARKDGRMYVTSPQDNAVKVRDLTAKGSGLTTLVQDPQLRWPDTFSEGPDGTIYVTTSHIQDSADYKPGAPISLPTELWAISSGPGEATGATAPGTPR; encoded by the coding sequence ATGTCCGGTGCCGTCGGGCTGGCGGGCCCCGCCGCGGCTCAGGACGCCAATTCCGGACCGGGGAAGCTCACCAAGGTGGCGGGCTTCGCGCATCAGGTCACCGGCATCACCGTCAGCCGCGACGGGCGCATGTTCGTCAACTTCCCCCGCTGGAGCGAGGACGCCCCCGTCTCGGTGGCCGAGGTGAAGGACGGCAAGCCCGTCCCGTACCCCGACGCGGACTGGAACAGCTGGCGCAACGCCAAGGCGGACGAGGTTGACCCGAAGACCCACTTCGTCTGCGTGCAGAGCGTCGTGGCCGACGGCCAGGACCGTCTCTGGGTGGTCGATGCGGCCGCGCCCGCCATGGCGCACGTGATCAAGGACGGCCCCAAGCTCGTCGGCATCGACCTGAAGACCAACCAGGTCGTGAAGACGATCCCGTTCGACACCAGCACGGTGCTGCAGGCCTCCTACATCAACGACGTGCGGATCGCGCCCGACGGCAAGACCGCCTACCTGACCGATTCTGGCGCCGAGGGGGCGCTGATCGTGGTGGATCTCGACAGCGGCTCCGCCAAGCGCGTGCTGTCCGGCCATGCCACGACCATGCCGGACAAGAGCGTGACCGTGCAGTATGACGGCAAGCCGCTGCGCCGCCCGGATGGCCGCGGCGTCGCGTTCTCGGCCGACGGCATCGCCCTCTCGCCGGACGGGAAGACGCTGTACTGGCAGGCCATCAAGGGCAAGACGCTCTACAGCCTGCCGACCGACGCGCTCACCGGTTGGGCGACCGCCGCGTTCGTGCCCGAGATGCTGAGCGACAGGACGCTGGACTCGAAGATCGTCACGGTCGGCGAGAACGGCCCCGCCGACGGCCTGCTGATCGCCCGCAAGGACGGGCGGATGTACGTGACCTCGCCGCAGGACAATGCCGTGAAGGTCCGCGACCTCACCGCCAAGGGCAGCGGCCTCACCACCCTGGTGCAGGACCCGCAATTGCGGTGGCCGGATACGTTCAGCGAGGGGCCGGACGGCACGATCTACGTGACGACGTCCCACATCCAGGACTCGGCCGACTACAAGCCCGGCGCGCCGATCAGCCTTCCAACGGAACTCTGGGCGATCTCGTCGGGACCGGGCGAGGCGACGGGCGCCACAGCGCCCGGGACGCCCCGCTGA
- a CDS encoding extracellular catalytic domain type 1 short-chain-length polyhydroxyalkanoate depolymerase: MNAFPKMDFSKLGMPKLDPARTARMMERMARLQTQQAAAYARWAEGQKAAASAAEAKGAEGGATIDMRPPASPGEAWTAPDAAPGGAPDKPAFAPHGDIAGDVMRTIKAALAKGGVGTGLGSGLDDGLGAATPAAPLPDGARFEARTFTDAVGSRNYKVYVPSGYTGQALPVVVMLHGCTQNPDDFARGTRMNTVAEEQTFLVVYPEQPRSANMQRCWNWYEPGDQQREGGEPALIAGIVRQVIAEFSGDASRVYAAGLSAGGAAAAILASTHPDLFAAVGVHSGLACGAARDMPSAFAAMRGSGAGASGGTRHGVPTIVFHGDGDRTVNVANGDRVAAQGPAGPDLAQAVSAGRTPDGVAYTRTVRSDASGRAVLEHWVLHGTGHAWSGGDPAGSFTDARGPDASREMVRFFLSHAGPANPSGRAAARG; this comes from the coding sequence ATGAACGCCTTTCCGAAGATGGACTTCTCCAAGCTCGGCATGCCCAAGCTCGACCCGGCACGCACGGCGCGGATGATGGAGCGGATGGCCCGGTTGCAGACGCAACAGGCCGCGGCCTACGCCCGCTGGGCCGAGGGCCAGAAGGCCGCGGCCTCCGCCGCCGAGGCGAAGGGCGCGGAGGGCGGCGCGACGATCGACATGCGCCCGCCCGCGAGCCCCGGCGAAGCCTGGACGGCGCCGGATGCCGCGCCGGGCGGTGCTCCGGACAAGCCGGCCTTCGCGCCCCACGGCGACATCGCCGGGGATGTGATGCGGACGATCAAGGCGGCGCTGGCGAAGGGCGGCGTCGGGACCGGTCTGGGCTCCGGCCTCGACGACGGTCTCGGAGCCGCAACGCCGGCCGCGCCGCTCCCGGACGGCGCGCGCTTCGAGGCCCGCACCTTCACGGATGCCGTCGGCAGTCGGAACTACAAGGTCTACGTGCCCAGCGGCTACACCGGTCAAGCGCTGCCGGTCGTGGTGATGCTGCACGGTTGCACCCAGAACCCGGACGACTTTGCGCGCGGGACCCGGATGAACACGGTCGCCGAGGAACAGACGTTCCTGGTGGTGTATCCGGAGCAGCCGCGCTCCGCCAACATGCAGCGCTGCTGGAACTGGTACGAGCCGGGCGACCAGCAGCGCGAGGGTGGCGAGCCCGCGCTGATCGCCGGCATCGTCCGGCAGGTGATCGCGGAATTCTCGGGCGACGCGAGCCGGGTCTATGCCGCCGGTCTCTCGGCAGGCGGCGCCGCGGCCGCGATCCTGGCTTCGACGCATCCCGACCTGTTCGCGGCTGTGGGCGTGCATTCCGGGCTCGCTTGCGGCGCGGCCCGCGACATGCCCTCCGCCTTCGCGGCGATGCGCGGGAGTGGTGCCGGAGCGTCCGGAGGGACGCGGCACGGCGTCCCGACGATCGTGTTCCACGGCGACGGCGACAGGACCGTGAACGTGGCCAACGGCGATCGGGTGGCCGCACAGGGACCGGCCGGACCGGACCTCGCGCAGGCGGTCAGCGCGGGGCGGACGCCGGACGGCGTGGCTTACACCCGCACGGTGCGCAGCGACGCGTCGGGCCGGGCCGTGCTGGAGCATTGGGTACTGCACGGGACCGGCCACGCGTGGTCGGGTGGCGATCCGGCCGGGTCGTTCACCGATGCGCGCGGCCCGGACGCCAGTCGGGAGATGGTCCGGTTCTTCCTGTCGCATGCCGGCCCGGCGAACCCGTCCGGCAGAGCGGCGGCCCGGGGGTGA
- a CDS encoding CopG family transcriptional regulator: protein MAENVRELRPKLPDSEKLTVNFGFVDLGHIDLMVRDGFYANRADFIRTAVRNQIERQGEAVRQSVSRKQLRLGLSYYSKQTLEAARDSGTPIHIQVLGLASIAPDVTPELARAAIAAVEVLGAFQASPAVKAALADRIT, encoded by the coding sequence ATGGCGGAGAACGTGCGTGAGCTGCGGCCGAAGCTGCCCGACAGCGAGAAGCTGACGGTCAATTTCGGCTTCGTCGATCTGGGCCATATCGACCTGATGGTGCGCGACGGCTTCTACGCCAACCGGGCCGATTTCATCCGCACCGCGGTGCGCAACCAGATCGAGCGCCAGGGCGAGGCCGTGAGGCAGTCCGTCAGCCGCAAGCAGTTGCGGCTGGGCCTGTCGTACTACTCGAAGCAGACGCTCGAAGCCGCCCGCGACTCCGGGACGCCGATCCACATTCAGGTGCTCGGGCTGGCCAGCATCGCTCCGGATGTCACCCCCGAGCTCGCACGCGCGGCCATCGCCGCGGTCGAGGTGCTCGGCGCCTTCCAGGCCAGCCCCGCAGTCAAGGCCGCCTTGGCCGACCGGATTACCTGA
- a CDS encoding amidohydrolase family protein, producing the protein MSLGFGCLGSAVAKPLAFSGIRLIDGRSAEPVEDAVVIVDGDRIVAAGPRTAVAVPSDAEIREMRGRTIMPGLISDHSHVGIVQGVDVGARNYTRENILAQLKAYTDRGVTTIMALGLNGAIMPEIRAEAHAGRIPGADLFGVDRGIGVPDGGPPQAMIRVSADQLFRPANAEEGREAVRAMKGRGTDMVKLWLDDFGGAVPAKMQPAVYEAVIDEAHRLGLRVAAHVHDLEDARAITKAGVDVLAHGVRDKPVDPDLIALLKAQNTWYIATLALDEATFVYADAPAWAQTPFVRTALAPDLKARFDDPAWQRETRASAKAQAARDSLAVNLANLKRLADTGVRIGFGTDSGAAPERVPGVAEHRELALMVQAGFTPMQALTTATSKAAELLGLSDRGTLEAGRRADLVILEADPSKDIANSVRIVEVWRAGQRQDGASPAPGASATSR; encoded by the coding sequence ATGAGTCTCGGTTTCGGTTGCCTCGGCAGCGCCGTCGCGAAACCGCTGGCCTTCTCGGGAATCCGGCTGATCGACGGTCGATCGGCCGAGCCTGTCGAGGACGCCGTGGTGATCGTCGACGGCGACCGCATCGTCGCGGCAGGACCGCGCACCGCGGTCGCGGTCCCGTCCGATGCCGAGATCCGGGAGATGCGCGGCCGCACGATCATGCCGGGGCTGATCTCCGACCATTCCCATGTCGGCATCGTCCAGGGCGTCGATGTCGGCGCCCGGAACTACACCCGCGAGAACATCCTCGCCCAGCTCAAGGCCTATACCGACCGGGGCGTCACCACGATCATGGCGCTCGGGCTCAACGGCGCGATCATGCCGGAGATCCGCGCCGAGGCGCATGCGGGCCGGATTCCCGGCGCCGACCTGTTCGGGGTCGACCGCGGCATCGGCGTACCGGACGGGGGCCCACCCCAGGCGATGATCCGCGTGAGCGCGGATCAGCTCTTCCGTCCCGCCAATGCCGAAGAGGGCCGCGAGGCCGTCCGCGCGATGAAGGGGCGCGGCACCGACATGGTGAAGCTCTGGCTCGACGATTTCGGCGGGGCTGTGCCGGCGAAGATGCAGCCCGCGGTCTACGAGGCAGTGATCGACGAGGCGCACCGGCTCGGCCTGCGGGTCGCGGCGCATGTCCACGACCTGGAGGATGCGCGTGCGATCACCAAGGCCGGTGTGGATGTGCTGGCCCACGGCGTGCGCGACAAGCCCGTCGATCCCGACCTGATCGCGCTGCTCAAGGCGCAGAACACGTGGTACATCGCGACGCTCGCCCTCGACGAGGCGACGTTCGTCTATGCGGACGCCCCGGCCTGGGCGCAGACCCCGTTCGTCCGGACGGCGCTGGCCCCCGATCTGAAGGCCCGGTTCGACGATCCGGCGTGGCAGCGCGAGACGCGCGCGAGCGCCAAGGCGCAGGCCGCCCGGGATTCGCTGGCGGTGAATCTGGCCAATCTGAAGCGTCTCGCCGACACCGGCGTGCGGATCGGGTTCGGCACCGACAGCGGCGCGGCACCCGAGCGCGTTCCCGGCGTCGCCGAGCACCGCGAACTGGCCTTGATGGTGCAGGCGGGCTTCACACCCATGCAGGCCCTCACCACCGCAACGTCGAAAGCGGCCGAGCTTCTCGGCCTTTCCGATCGCGGCACGCTGGAAGCCGGCCGCCGCGCCGACCTCGTGATCCTCGAGGCGGACCCGTCCAAGGACATCGCCAACAGCGTCCGGATCGTCGAGGTCTGGCGCGCCGGCCAACGGCAAGATGGGGCATCGCCGGCGCCCGGCGCATCCGCGACGTCGCGATAG
- a CDS encoding TAXI family TRAP transporter solute-binding subunit, producing the protein MRRRQLLLDLAACSLIAPARAQQPEAALNLTLGTATPGGSFPAFGRALIAALRDVDPGVTIEPRITKGSTENLTLLKAGQLDLALVQGEYAYEALSGEQARSDRLSVVAPIDASPGLFVVPASSPIRGVQDLRGRAVALGTRGSGFTIMGRTVLQGSGLDPDHDITPILLGDAGEGAAQVLDGRAAALWGASLGWPGFRTLADAPGGARFFGPAPEAIPTILALRASMRRLTVPPASFRGQDAAIETVGSWSFILARPGLDAVGVTRLVRAIDRGRETLARSYPQGRESDPRNLVATVPAAWLHPATAAYLLAVGADPG; encoded by the coding sequence ATGCGGCGGCGTCAACTGCTCCTGGATTTGGCGGCCTGCAGCTTGATCGCGCCCGCACGGGCTCAGCAGCCCGAGGCCGCCCTCAACCTGACCCTCGGGACCGCGACGCCGGGCGGTTCCTTCCCGGCCTTCGGCCGCGCGCTCATCGCCGCACTCCGCGACGTCGATCCCGGGGTGACCATCGAGCCGAGGATCACCAAGGGCTCGACAGAGAACCTGACCCTGCTCAAAGCGGGGCAGCTCGACCTCGCCCTGGTGCAGGGTGAGTATGCCTACGAGGCCTTGTCCGGCGAACAGGCCCGAAGCGATCGCCTGTCGGTCGTGGCCCCCATCGACGCGTCGCCCGGGCTGTTCGTGGTCCCGGCCTCCAGTCCGATCCGGGGCGTTCAGGATCTGCGCGGCCGTGCCGTGGCGCTCGGGACGCGCGGCTCGGGCTTCACCATCATGGGAAGAACCGTGCTCCAGGGCTCCGGCCTCGATCCCGACCACGACATCACGCCGATCCTCCTCGGCGACGCCGGCGAGGGCGCCGCACAGGTTCTCGACGGCCGCGCGGCGGCCCTGTGGGGCGCAAGCCTCGGCTGGCCGGGCTTCAGGACGCTCGCGGATGCTCCGGGCGGCGCCCGCTTCTTCGGCCCCGCCCCCGAGGCGATCCCCACCATCCTGGCCCTGCGCGCCTCGATGCGCCGTCTGACCGTCCCGCCCGCCTCCTTCCGCGGACAGGACGCGGCGATCGAGACCGTCGGGTCCTGGAGCTTCATCCTGGCGCGCCCCGGCCTCGACGCGGTCGGTGTCACCCGGCTCGTCCGCGCGATCGACCGGGGCCGGGAGACCTTGGCCCGGTCCTATCCTCAGGGCCGCGAGAGCGACCCGCGCAATCTGGTCGCGACCGTGCCGGCCGCCTGGCTGCATCCAGCGACGGCCGCATACCTGCTCGCGGTGGGAGCCGATCCGGGATGA
- a CDS encoding amidohydrolase family protein, producing MLAWRKRQVDAINDPAQSPSPADLKVSDDEVRASVSDRQLKLQSERGISLALFSPRAGGMGHHIGNARTSLDWSIVSNDMIHRVASLMPKNFVGVCQLPQTPGVSPKNCTAELERCVKELGFVGCNVNPDPSGGYWTDPPLSDRFWYPLWEKMVELDVPGMVHVSASANRNFQATGAHYINGDTSAFMQFVTSDLFKDFPTLRLIIPHGGGAVPYHWGRYRGLAQDMKRPPLSALMGNVFFDTCVYHQPGIDLLLKVVPSDNVLFASEMVGAVNGIDPETGHAYDDTKRYVEAAALSDADRAKVFAGNALKVYPRLPDKLRAAGLVP from the coding sequence ATGCTGGCGTGGCGCAAGCGCCAGGTCGACGCCATCAACGACCCCGCGCAATCGCCCTCGCCCGCCGACTTGAAGGTCAGCGACGACGAGGTGCGCGCCAGCGTGAGTGATCGACAGCTCAAGCTTCAGTCCGAGCGCGGCATCTCCCTCGCTCTGTTCTCGCCGCGCGCCGGCGGGATGGGCCACCACATCGGCAATGCCCGCACCAGCCTCGACTGGTCGATCGTGTCGAACGACATGATCCACCGCGTCGCGAGCCTGATGCCGAAAAACTTCGTGGGCGTCTGCCAGCTGCCGCAGACGCCGGGCGTCTCGCCGAAGAACTGCACGGCCGAGTTGGAGCGCTGCGTGAAGGAACTCGGCTTCGTCGGCTGCAACGTCAACCCGGACCCGTCCGGCGGCTATTGGACGGATCCGCCGCTGTCCGACCGCTTCTGGTACCCGCTCTGGGAGAAGATGGTCGAGCTCGATGTGCCGGGCATGGTCCATGTCAGCGCCTCGGCCAACCGCAACTTCCAGGCGACCGGAGCGCACTACATCAACGGCGACACCAGCGCCTTCATGCAGTTCGTCACGTCGGACCTGTTCAAGGACTTCCCGACGCTGCGCCTGATCATTCCCCATGGCGGCGGCGCGGTTCCCTATCACTGGGGCCGCTATCGGGGACTCGCCCAGGACATGAAGCGGCCTCCGCTCTCCGCGCTGATGGGCAACGTCTTCTTCGACACCTGTGTCTACCATCAGCCGGGCATCGACCTGCTGCTCAAGGTCGTGCCCTCCGACAACGTGCTGTTCGCCTCGGAGATGGTGGGTGCGGTGAACGGGATCGATCCTGAAACGGGGCACGCCTACGACGACACCAAGCGCTACGTCGAAGCCGCCGCCCTGTCCGACGCGGATCGGGCCAAGGTCTTTGCGGGCAACGCGCTCAAGGTCTATCCGCGCCTCCCGGACAAGCTCCGGGCGGCCGGTCTGGTCCCATGA
- a CDS encoding cytochrome P450, giving the protein MDTVITATDTPGQACFTPPMPPLAPDRVGALGVLAGLRRNAYSAFPPRCREQAVLVLPMLGRDVVVAAGPQAMRDVLATRPDLYRRIAAGDRIFGALIGRGVAASEGQARRRQRRTLAPAFTPRTVTLLAPHMAACAEAAFAQLEASRGEPVNLLGVMQDLSPAVACTSMFSLEVDAFGPQLRALLLSYADGVGRPRASDFILPPRVPTLATLRRARFRRRWRALILAIIARRRAAHHPGAPRDLFDLLSEAYGDREEDLLADEVSAMIFAGHETTGLTLFWACYLLANAPDWRRAVRREARRVDLSPGGAGSAVGALPQTRAVVDEALRLYPPAYMTARQAVADHALCGVPVKRGAIVLMPFTLLHTDPRLWTSPERFDPGRFLGPEKPDRYSFLPFGAGPRVCIGAQLATSEAVLVLARLLRDNDLVLDDDGPVLPVGSFATRPSRSPTFRLLPAA; this is encoded by the coding sequence ATGGACACCGTCATCACGGCGACCGACACGCCCGGGCAAGCCTGCTTCACACCGCCCATGCCGCCGCTGGCGCCGGACCGCGTGGGCGCCCTCGGCGTCCTGGCCGGCCTGCGCCGCAACGCCTACTCCGCCTTTCCGCCCCGGTGCCGCGAGCAGGCGGTCCTCGTTCTGCCGATGCTCGGCCGCGACGTCGTCGTCGCCGCCGGCCCGCAGGCGATGCGCGACGTGCTGGCCACGCGCCCGGACCTCTACCGGCGCATCGCGGCCGGCGATCGCATCTTCGGGGCTCTCATCGGGCGCGGCGTCGCCGCCAGCGAGGGTCAGGCCCGGCGCCGGCAGCGCCGGACTCTGGCGCCGGCCTTCACGCCCCGCACCGTGACCCTGCTGGCCCCGCACATGGCCGCTTGCGCCGAGGCGGCCTTCGCCCAGCTGGAGGCGTCTCGCGGCGAACCCGTGAACCTGCTCGGGGTGATGCAGGACCTCAGCCCCGCCGTCGCCTGCACGAGCATGTTCTCCCTGGAGGTCGACGCGTTCGGACCGCAGCTGCGCGCCCTGCTCCTGTCCTACGCCGACGGCGTCGGACGGCCGCGGGCGAGTGACTTCATCCTGCCGCCTCGGGTGCCGACGCTCGCCACCCTCCGCCGCGCGCGCTTCCGCCGGCGCTGGCGGGCGCTCATCCTCGCGATCATCGCCCGGCGCCGGGCCGCGCATCACCCGGGTGCGCCGCGCGATCTCTTCGACCTTCTGTCCGAGGCTTACGGGGATCGGGAGGAGGACCTCCTGGCCGACGAGGTGTCGGCGATGATCTTCGCCGGGCACGAGACGACGGGCCTGACGCTGTTCTGGGCCTGCTACCTGCTGGCCAACGCACCCGATTGGCGCCGCGCCGTCCGGCGGGAAGCGCGGCGGGTGGACCTGTCCCCGGGCGGGGCCGGGTCGGCCGTCGGCGCTCTGCCGCAGACGCGCGCCGTGGTGGATGAGGCGCTGCGTCTCTACCCGCCGGCCTACATGACGGCACGCCAGGCAGTGGCGGATCACGCGCTGTGCGGCGTCCCGGTCAAGCGTGGGGCCATCGTGCTGATGCCGTTCACCCTGCTGCACACCGACCCGCGCCTGTGGACGTCGCCAGAGCGTTTCGACCCCGGGCGCTTCCTCGGACCCGAGAAGCCGGATCGCTACAGCTTCCTGCCGTTCGGCGCGGGTCCCCGCGTGTGCATCGGGGCGCAACTGGCCACGTCGGAGGCGGTGCTGGTCCTGGCGCGGTTGCTGCGGGACAACGACCTCGTCCTGGACGATGACGGGCCGGTGCTGCCGGTCGGCTCATTCGCCACCCGGCCGAGCCGTTCCCCGACCTTCCGCCTGCTTCCGGCCGCGTGA
- a CDS encoding amidase codes for MTQDIIFLDATGLAELIRTKQLSPVEVVRAHLDRIEAVDPKVNAIVTVAADALDAAAAAEAAILAGEELGPLHGVPFTVKDSIDTAGVLTQRGSPIFKGRIPDADATSVARMKKAGGILLAKTNLPEFSYWIESDNLLSGRSNNPWNLDRTPGGSSGGESAAIAAGMSPLGLGTDLAISVRGPAAQTGIVSLKATHGRVPMTGIWPRAPRRFWHVGPMARSVRDLALALSQLAGPDGLDSFATSTVPFDAGLAAAPDRKLRVGWMVGPGFGPIDTEVAATVRAAAEALKGEGHHVEEVRIPALERDFALDVFNKLHVMEMKPAFRAATAGRPDTEIYKMARAMLSLPDTSIGDYVAAEQAAERLRDGYAAYFRDHDVLLTPVLPVPAHRHGIRDLVVNGETVDLTYLQGATVPLNVTGLPGLSMRFGTSRDGLPINVQVVGRWQAETTVLHAASLLEGLSPVRGLHPSL; via the coding sequence ATGACGCAGGACATCATCTTCTTGGACGCCACCGGACTGGCTGAGCTGATCCGAACGAAGCAGCTCTCGCCCGTCGAGGTCGTGCGGGCCCATCTCGACCGCATCGAAGCCGTCGACCCCAAGGTCAACGCCATCGTCACCGTCGCGGCGGATGCGCTCGACGCCGCGGCGGCCGCGGAAGCCGCAATCCTCGCCGGCGAGGAACTCGGGCCCCTGCACGGCGTGCCGTTCACCGTGAAGGATTCCATCGACACCGCCGGCGTGCTGACCCAGCGCGGCTCGCCGATCTTCAAGGGCCGGATCCCGGATGCCGATGCCACCAGCGTCGCGCGGATGAAGAAGGCGGGCGGCATCCTCCTGGCGAAGACCAACCTCCCGGAATTCTCCTACTGGATCGAGAGCGACAACCTCCTCTCCGGCCGGTCGAACAACCCATGGAACCTCGACCGCACGCCGGGCGGCTCAAGCGGCGGCGAATCGGCGGCGATCGCGGCGGGCATGTCGCCGCTCGGCCTCGGGACCGACCTCGCCATCTCGGTGCGCGGCCCGGCGGCCCAGACCGGCATCGTCTCGCTGAAGGCGACCCACGGGCGCGTGCCGATGACCGGCATCTGGCCGCGGGCGCCGCGCCGCTTCTGGCATGTCGGCCCGATGGCGCGCAGCGTCCGCGATCTCGCGCTCGCCCTCTCGCAATTGGCCGGTCCCGACGGGCTGGACAGCTTCGCGACCAGCACCGTCCCGTTCGACGCCGGCCTCGCCGCCGCCCCCGACCGCAAGCTCCGCGTCGGCTGGATGGTCGGGCCGGGCTTCGGACCCATCGACACGGAGGTCGCCGCGACCGTGCGGGCGGCGGCCGAGGCCCTCAAGGGCGAAGGGCACCACGTCGAGGAGGTGCGCATCCCGGCGCTGGAGCGCGACTTCGCCCTCGACGTGTTCAACAAGCTCCACGTCATGGAGATGAAGCCGGCGTTCCGCGCGGCAACCGCGGGCCGTCCCGACACAGAGATCTATAAAATGGCCAGGGCGATGCTGTCGCTGCCCGACACGTCGATCGGCGATTACGTCGCGGCCGAGCAGGCGGCGGAGCGGCTCCGGGACGGCTATGCCGCCTATTTCCGCGATCACGACGTCCTGCTGACCCCCGTGCTGCCGGTCCCGGCGCACAGGCACGGCATCCGGGACCTCGTCGTCAACGGCGAGACCGTCGACCTGACTTACCTGCAGGGTGCGACCGTACCTCTCAACGTGACCGGCCTACCGGGCCTGTCGATGCGGTTTGGGACCAGCCGCGACGGGCTGCCGATCAACGTGCAGGTGGTGGGACGCTGGCAGGCGGAGACGACCGTGCTGCACGCCGCATCGCTGCTGGAGGGCCTGAGCCCGGTCCGCGGGCTGCACCCGAGCCTCTGA
- a CDS encoding TetR/AcrR family transcriptional regulator has product MSSNARETILAAARKTAQAHGYGGLSYRDLADAVGIKAASIYHHFASKADLGAAVARRYWEDTAAELDAMLTETSDPVRCLRLYPGTFRRSLEDGNRLCLCSFMSAEYANLPDIVQREAQGFADVNIAWLGKVLVMAGVVEPEDSEARARAIFAAVSGAQLYARSRADVAQFDSLIETYRASGLLPG; this is encoded by the coding sequence ATGAGTTCGAATGCGCGGGAAACGATTCTGGCCGCTGCCCGGAAAACAGCCCAGGCGCACGGCTACGGCGGGCTGAGCTACCGCGATCTCGCCGACGCGGTCGGCATCAAGGCAGCGAGCATCTACCACCACTTCGCCAGCAAGGCCGATCTCGGCGCCGCCGTGGCCAGGCGCTACTGGGAGGATACGGCGGCGGAGCTGGATGCGATGCTGACCGAGACCTCGGATCCAGTCCGCTGCCTGCGGCTTTATCCAGGCACCTTCCGCAGGTCGCTCGAGGACGGGAACAGGCTCTGCCTGTGCAGCTTCATGTCGGCGGAATACGCCAACCTGCCGGACATCGTGCAGCGGGAGGCGCAAGGCTTCGCCGACGTGAACATCGCCTGGCTCGGCAAGGTGCTGGTCATGGCGGGGGTCGTGGAGCCCGAGGACAGCGAGGCGCGGGCCCGAGCGATCTTCGCCGCCGTGTCCGGAGCCCAGCTCTACGCGCGGAGCCGCGCGGACGTCGCGCAGTTCGACAGCCTGATCGAGACCTACCGCGCCTCGGGCCTCCTGCCGGGGTAA